A stretch of DNA from Halobacteriovorax vibrionivorans:
TTATCTTCGTCAGTATTATTACCTCTCACATTAAGGCCAATGAGTTCACGCATGATTGTCGTGAAGTCGTTGAGAAACGTTTATCTAAAATGAATCAATACCGCTTTAGAAAGCAGTGTGAACAGATTACTTCTTCTTATCAGCTAAATTGTATTACCGATGTCTTGAATACGAGAAGGGCCATTAGTCTTGTTGAATTTAATGCGTGCACTTATGTGAAATCCTCTGTGGGACTTGAGGCCGTACGAGAGATTACAAGTTATTATAATTCACAGGTAAATAGCTTACATGTGACTCTTGCTGCGCTCGTTAAGAACAGAGGAGAGAAAGCATGTCTTTCACATATCGTACATCATGAAGGGATTACGCCACTTAATGTATATAATTGTTTTGAAAATCGAAAAATCGACTCTCTTCGTACTTTTGCTCAAATGTATATAAAGTAGGGTAACGCTGCACAGCTTCTTTATTTTCTAATGCATCGAATAGCAAATTCATATATGATAAATATATGAACTCATTGGAAAACACGGATCGTTTTGGCAAATTCTTCTTAATCATTACTTCAATTATTGTCGCATTTGGCGTGGTAATGGTTTATTCGTCATCGTATATGTTTTCAAAAGAAGTGTATGGAACAAGTTTACACTTTTTCTCAAGGCAAATTTTCTTCGCTCTTTTTGGAATAGGATTGGCCTTTATCGTCTCTAAGACTAAATATCAATTTTGGTATAAATTTTCATTTCATCTCAATATTGTAATCGGTTTTCTACTTATATTAACTTTTATCCCTGGACTTGGTGTTATCGCTAAAGGTGCAAATCGCTGGATCAATATTGGAGTGGGATCACTTCAGCCCGGAGAATTTGCTAAATACTCAACTCTTATGCTTTCTCTCTTTTTCTTTGAAAGTTATGAAAAGCTAGATCTTAAAAACCGTTTAAAGTTTGCTGCCAATATTTTCTTCGTTTTATTGCTTCTTATTTTACAACCAGACTTTGGAACATTCTTTATCTGCGCCTTAGGAATCGGTTTTACATGTTTCATTTCAAATTTTAATCGTAAATACTTTTATATCTTGGCCTCAGTCGGAACAGTTCTTTCTGGTCTTATTCTTATTGCGCAACCTTATCGAGTAAAAAGGTTAATGGCCTTTCTTGATCCTTGGGCAAACCCTAGGGGAAGTGGATTTCAGGTTATTCAGTCATGGATTGGTTTTGCCAATGGTGGCTTTTTCGGTAAAGGGATTGGAAATAGTTTAGAAAAATTATTCTTCTTACCAGAGGCGCATAACGATTTTATCTTTTCTGTCATTGGAGAAGAATTTGGTTTTCTAGGTGTTATCGCATTTGTTGGCCTTTTTATGGCCTTTACTCATTTCGGTTTCCGACTTGCTCTTTCATTAAAAGATGTCATTGCAAGAAAGATGGTAACTTCAATTGTTTTCATTATCTGTGTTCAAGCATGTCTAAATATGGGAGTTGTTCTTGGACTACTTCCAACAAAAGGTCTTAACCTTCCGTTTGTAAGTTATGGTGGATCATCACTTCTATCAAACTTAATTGCCATAGGTGTTATTTTCTCTTGTGTGTCACGTCAACACACTGATAATGCTCAAAAGCCGTTTTTTTCTCAACAATAGCTCATAGATAGGCTAAATTTATGAGAGAAATTATTTTAAAGGATTAGAAATGAATATTAATATTCAAGATATCTCAGTTCATTTTATTGGGATTGGTGGTATCGGTATGAGTGGTATCGCTGAGATTTTACTTTCACTTGGCTACAAAGTAACAGGCTCTGATATTAGTGACTCGGCCAATGTTGTTCGTCTAAGAGAGTTGGGAGCACAAGTTTATATTGGTCATAATAGAGAGAACATAACAGATGAAACGACAGTTGTTGTTTATTCTTCAGCGGTAAATGATACTAATCCAGAGATGCAACAGGCCCGCGATAATCAGGTACCAATTATGAGAAGAGCAGAAATGCTAGCAGAGCTCATGAGACTTAAGCGTGGAATTGCAATTGGTGGAACTCACGGGAAGACAACGACAACAAGTTTTCTTGCGACGATTCTTCAAGCAAGTAACTATGAACCTACATATATTATCGGTGGAATTGTATCGAATCTTGCTGGTCATGCAAAAGTTGGTACAGGGGAATATCTTGTAGCAGAAGCAGATGAATCTGACGGATCTTTTCTAATGCTTAATCCTATTATGTCAGTAGTTACGAATATTGATCTGGATCACATGGATCATTATGGAAGTGAAGACATTCTTATGGCAAGCTTTGAAGAATTCATTAACAAGGTTCCTTTTTATGGACTGTCATCTTTAAATGCAGATGATGATCGCTTAATGAGTCTTGTTCCATTTATAAAAAAACCAATTGTTACTTTTGGTATTAAAAATGAAGCTGATTATCAAGCAACTAATATAACAATGGATGGTCTAAGTTCAGAGTTTGATTTAATCGTAGGTCCTGAGAACTTAGGACGTATTAAAATTAATCTACCTGGAAAGCATAATATTTTGAATGCTCTAGGTGCAATTTCTATTGCTCATAAAATGGGTGTGCCAGTTGAAATGATTCAAAGCTCGATTAGAAGCTTTGAGAATGTTGGACGTCGTTTTCAGCTTCTTTATAAAAATGACAAAATTGAAATCTTAGATGATTACGGACATCACCCAACAGAGATTTCTTCCACACTTGGTACTTTAAAAGAGATTCGAGATCACAAAAAAATTGCAATTTTTGAACCACACCGTTTTTCGCGAACAAAAGATTGTTGGAATGAATTTCTACACTGCTTTAACGATGTTGACGAACTTTACATGTGTCCAATATATCCAGCAAGTGAAGAGCCAATAGCAGGTATTACTTCAGAAAGATTAGTAGAAGATATCAATCGTCTACATCCAGGTCTTGCTAAGAATATAGAATTAAAAGATTTAGATTCAATTATTAAGTCGAATGAAAAAGCAACTATTATGACTCTTGGTGCTGGTTCAATTGGTCGTGTTATCAGAGAGTGGGTTCTTGATAATGACAGAAATGAATAATCTTAAGTTATTACTTAAAGACATTTCAGATATTGAAGTTGAAATCAGAAAGGATCTTTCTCGCTATTCAACGATGAAAGTAAAGTCCTTTGGTAATTTAATTACTATAAAAAGTGTTAACGCTTTAAAGTCTGTTGTTAAAAAATTAAGTGATAATGGTATGACTTATCATTTGCTTGGTTTAGGTGCGAATCAACTATTAAATGAAGAAATAAAGAGGCCAATAATTCATTTAGATTTTTCATATGATAAGACTATATTTGATTCATATCATGACTCTTATATTTTACCCGCATCTATAAAGCTTTCAACTCTAACTTCTCATGCTTCAAAATTTGGAAATAAACGTTGGGAAGTCATTACGGGAATCCCGGCCACTTTAGGGGGCGCTGTTTTTATGAATGCAGGAACAGGTCTGGGCTGGATAAATGAGATCGTAAAGCGCGTCTGGTATATTGATAAAGAAGGCACTGAACATATCTATGAAGTAGATGAAAGTAGTTTCTCATACAGGCAGAATAATTTTTTAAGGCCAGGTGATGTTGTTTACCAGGTTGAATTAGTTAGTCATGGACAAGATCCGGAACTTGGGAAAAAAATTAGAGATTATTTATTGGTTAGAAATAAAACCCAACCTTTACGAGAAAAAACCTGTGGTAGTGTCTTTAAAAACATCACAAATAAAGAGCGAACTTGCACTGCGGGACGATTTGTTGATATACTAAATTTAAAGGGACTACAAGTTGGTGGTGTTAGAGTTAGCAATCTTCATGGAAATTTTATGGAAAATTTTAATGAGGCAAGCGCTTCTGATGTTAAAGAGCTGATAAAACTAGTCCAAGATGAATTACTACTCCAGTATGGATTAAGATTCGAACCAGAAGTCAGGATAGACAACTAATGAAAAAAGTATTTGGTATTATAACTTTCTTAATGATGAGCACGTCGATACTTGCGACATCACGTCCAATGGAGAAAATCAAATACAAAACGGCTTTTGGTAAATGTCCTTCTCGTGCAGCGGGAACCCTAACTCTTAAACTCGTAAAAGATTTCGAAAAAAATAGTTCATTACGAAGTATGAAGAACTTAATTGATCACGATAAGTTAAAAGAAAAACATTTCTTATCTGATTACACTATCAAGTACGATCCACTTCAAGGAATGCTAAATTTTATATACGAATGTCCATCTCCTCTTATGAAAGTACAAATTTATAAAGAGAATGGAATGGAATCTTACGAAGCGATTCTTGTTGAAAATGGTCAACTATTTGATCCAACTTATGAAATACTTCTAAGAACAGAAAAGAAGTTGAGTTACTCACTACCTTATCTCGCTATTCCAGTAGGAGAGATGGATAAGGACGTTCAAAGAAAAATAACGAAGATTGTCTCAGGACTTGATCTAGTATTTAGAAAACTAATTTCAGAAGTTATTGTTAGTGATAATAAAGAATTAACAATGATTTTATCGATTAAAGGCAAGCCATCAAGTGTCTTTATGGGTAAAGATGAATGGCCTCTAAAGGTTGATAAACTTACTCAGATTATTAGTTACATGAATAAGAAAAAGAAAGTTCCATCTGTAATTAATATTACAAATTCCAAAAAAGTTGTTGTCAAGTTCAACGACTAATCCTAAAATTTCATTATACACGGTAAAAATTGCCGTATTATTTCTTGAAAAAAAGCAGAATGATTCTGTAAGAAAAAACTAGAGAAAGGATTCTCAATGAAAGAAAAAAACATCGTAGTCGGTCTAGACGTAGGTACAACTAAAGTTTGTACAATTGTCGGAATTCAAAATAGCTCAAATACACAAACAACTATTTCTAATCCTTGTGAATTAGAAATCATTGGTATTGGTACACATCCAAGCCATGGCCTTAAAAAAGGTAGTGTTGTTAATATCGATAAAACAGTTCGCTCAATTCAAAACTCATTAGAAGAAGCGAGACTTATGGCCGGAGTTGATATCCATAGTGCTACTATTGGAATTGCTGGAAGCCATATTTATAGTTTCAATAGTTCAGGGGTCGTTGCTGTTAAGGGTAATGAAATCTCGGAAGATGATGTTGAAAGAGTATTAGAGGCTGCAAAAGCGGTCGTAATGCCAAGTGATCGTGAGATTATTCACGTTATCGCTCAAGAATATAAAGTAGATAATACAACAGGAATTAAAAACCCTATTGGAATGTGTGGTACTCGCCTAGAGGCACATGTACATATTGTTACGGGATCAATTTCATTAATTCAAAACCTTGTTAAATGTGTTGAGCATACAGGTGTTAAAGTTGAAAACGTAACACTTCAACCGATTGCTTCATCGGAATCAGTTCTTTCTCCTGAAGAAAGAGAAATGGGAACTCTTCTAGTTGATATTGGTGGTGGGACTACAGATCTTGCACTTTGGAAAGATGGTGCTCTTGTTCACACTCAGGTTATTCCAGTTGGCGGTAATCATTTTACTAATGACTTAGCGGTAGCTTTGAAAGTTCCTCACGCAGAAGCAGAAAGAATTAAAATTAATCATGGATCTGTTTTACCAGAACAAGTAAATCAGTCAGCGCATATTACAGTTCAAGGTATCTCTGGAACTAAGCCACGTGAAGTTCAATTAAATACTGTGGCCAATGTTCTTGGAGCTAGAGCTGAAGAATTATTTGATCTAATTAAAAATATTATTAAAGAAAAGAACCTGGGCGAAGACATCAGTGGTGGTGTTGTTCTTACAGGTGGTGGTGCAATGATTAAGGGTATGCCAGAGATTGGTGAGTACCTTCTTGATCGTCCATTAAAAATTGGTTATCCAATCGCATTTGGCGGGATGACAAACATAATGCAAAATCCAAAGTTTTCAACAGTGCTTGGACTTCTTCTTGAAGCTACTAAAGGTAAAGAAGTGGATGCGGAAGTTGAAGAAGATATTAATCAAATCGATATTGTCGGAAAGTTATCCGGATCGATTAAATCAGTATTTAGAGAAATTTTTTAAATAAGGGGGAACTTATGTTCGAAATTTCTGATAACAATGAATTAAAATTAACTGAAGGCGCGAAGATTCGCGTAGTTGGTGTCGGTGGCGGTGGATGTAATGCCGTAAACACTATGATCAAGGCTGGACTTACTGGTGTTGAGTATATTGTTGCCAACACTGATTCGCAGGCTTTATCTGTAAACCTTGCACCAACAAAAGTTCAACTTGGAGTTGAATTAACAAAAGGTCTAGGTGCTGGTGCAAATCCAGAAGTTGGTCGCAAAGCTGCTCTTGATGAGTATGAAATGCTAAGCCAAGTACTAGAAGGTTCAGATATGGTTTTCATTACTGCTGGTATGGGTGGTGGAACTGGTACTGGTGCAGCACCTGTTATTGCAAAACTAGCAAGAGAGCTTGGAGCTTTAACTGTTGGTGTTGTAACTAAGCCATTTATCTTTGAAGGTAGAAAGAGAATGAGACATGCCAAAACTGGTATTCAAACTCTTGAGGAAAATGTTGATTCACTAATCACAATTCCAAATCAAAGACTTCTTCAATTAGCAGGTGAGAGTTTATCTCTTGTTGAGACTTTCATGAAAGCAGATGAAGTACTACTTAATGCGGTTAGAGGTATCTCTGACTTAATCAATACAACAGGACATATTAATGCTGACTTTGCAGACGTATCGACTGTTATGTCTAATAAAGGTTTAGCACTAATGGGAACAGGACTATGTTCTGGACCAGATAGAGCTATTAAAGCTGCTAATGAAGCAATTTCTTCACCACTTCTTGAAGATATTTCAATCGATGGTGCAACTGGAATTATCATCAATATTACTGGTGGTTCTGGAATGACTATGCATGAAGTAAATGAAGCAGCTACTTTAATTATGGAAGCAGCTGATGAAGATGCTGAAGTTATCTTTGGATCAGTTGTAGATGAAGAATTAGAAGACGATATCAAGGTTACTGTAATTGCTACAGGTCTTGGTGGTGAAGACTCATCAACTAGAGTTGCTCCTCAACAAGAAATGAGAAGACCTGTTCAAACAGAAGCTCCACAAACATTTGCTAAGCCAATTGTTGAAGAGAGAACTGTTGAAGTAAAGCAAGAGCAGAAAATCGAGCAACCTATTGAGCACAGAACTGAAACAATTTCTCGTCCAGCTTACTATGAATCAACTCCACAACAAGATGAAAATCTTGATGCAATGAGAGAGATTCAAATGGAAGCACAACGTGAATCAGTTAACTACGAAACTCAACAAGTTGAAGAAAAACAACAATTGAGATCGAATGGGTTTGATGGAGATACAACTGATTCTTCAAGTCGTCCAAGCTTAACAGATTCAATTCGTGAGGCAGCTTCTCAATATGAAGCTTCAAAATCAGAAGTTGATCCTTGGGCAAATGAAAAAGCATTAACTGGTAATAACTCAAATGTTGAAAAATCAGAGCGTCCTAAGTCAATTGCTGAGAAATTGGGATTTATTAACTTTGATGAAGAAGAACTAGATACTCCATCTTATTTAAGAAAAGATGAAGGTCAAAATACATCAAATGAAACTTTTCGCCAATTAGAGCGATAGGATTCCCCCGAGTATATTGATGGCAACATCAAAAAAAGGGCCCTGAAAAGGGCCCTTTCTTTTTTTCTATATATTATATTTCTTTAAGATACTAGTTTTGCGATATTTGATTTAAAGGCATCGATTAGCTCGGCCGTATCTATTTTAAAGTCTTCTGGAAGTTTTATTAGTAGTTTTGAGTTATCGTGAGGAATATTTCTAAGGACTAGTCGAAAGCTTCCTTCCCAGTCTTGCCAGCTAAGTTCATATTGCCAACGAGCAAATTGTCCAGAACCAAACTTTTGCTCACGCTTTTGAGGATCAAGAGAGTCAATTGTGTAAGATACTTTTTGTTTAAGTCCAGATGCTGTGAGTTCTTTCTCGCATTCACGAATAACTCTATCGTACTTGGCATCGAAAATAACCTCAGGTTTATTTTCTTCAATGATTTGATTAATTTGACCTCTAAGAATCTCCATGTCTGTCATAATTACCTCTTACTTTTCGAGCTGTAGCCTTTCTCTTAAATCCAGCTCTCTTTCTTTTTGAACATATAACTGTACGTATGTTTCAATAAGATCATTTGTGACATCAATCTTATATTCACATAGTATGAATGTAGGAATTTTATCATCCTTCCAAACTTTTTTCTTAAAGTTATAAATGTAGACACCTTTTTCCGGGGTCTCGCTTGTCGTTCTTTCATTTGTTATGGGGATCCAGTCGCTTGCAGAATATGTGTCGAAGTGCTCACGGCAAAGGTGTAGAGACTCAACATTAAAGTAATCGTTTTCAACAAGTTCTTTTTCACAAATACTACATAGTCCCAAGATCCTTTCTTTGGTTTTGTTTTTTTCAAGCATCTGACTTATCTTATTTGTAATATCACCATCTTTTTCTTCTTCATTTTGAAAGTCTCTTTTAAATACTAAATATGCAAAGAAGCCAATAAAGGCAAGTAAGGCCAATACGATGATTGTTAACAACGCTATAATGATGATTGAATTATCCATAATAATATTCTAGATGACTTAACAAATATGAACAATGGCCAGAGGCCTATATCCTAGAATATTTTGAAAATACCGA
This window harbors:
- the murC gene encoding UDP-N-acetylmuramate--L-alanine ligase, with the translated sequence MNINIQDISVHFIGIGGIGMSGIAEILLSLGYKVTGSDISDSANVVRLRELGAQVYIGHNRENITDETTVVVYSSAVNDTNPEMQQARDNQVPIMRRAEMLAELMRLKRGIAIGGTHGKTTTTSFLATILQASNYEPTYIIGGIVSNLAGHAKVGTGEYLVAEADESDGSFLMLNPIMSVVTNIDLDHMDHYGSEDILMASFEEFINKVPFYGLSSLNADDDRLMSLVPFIKKPIVTFGIKNEADYQATNITMDGLSSEFDLIVGPENLGRIKINLPGKHNILNALGAISIAHKMGVPVEMIQSSIRSFENVGRRFQLLYKNDKIEILDDYGHHPTEISSTLGTLKEIRDHKKIAIFEPHRFSRTKDCWNEFLHCFNDVDELYMCPIYPASEEPIAGITSERLVEDINRLHPGLAKNIELKDLDSIIKSNEKATIMTLGAGSIGRVIREWVLDNDRNE
- the ftsA gene encoding cell division protein FtsA, which encodes MKEKNIVVGLDVGTTKVCTIVGIQNSSNTQTTISNPCELEIIGIGTHPSHGLKKGSVVNIDKTVRSIQNSLEEARLMAGVDIHSATIGIAGSHIYSFNSSGVVAVKGNEISEDDVERVLEAAKAVVMPSDREIIHVIAQEYKVDNTTGIKNPIGMCGTRLEAHVHIVTGSISLIQNLVKCVEHTGVKVENVTLQPIASSESVLSPEEREMGTLLVDIGGGTTDLALWKDGALVHTQVIPVGGNHFTNDLAVALKVPHAEAERIKINHGSVLPEQVNQSAHITVQGISGTKPREVQLNTVANVLGARAEELFDLIKNIIKEKNLGEDISGGVVLTGGGAMIKGMPEIGEYLLDRPLKIGYPIAFGGMTNIMQNPKFSTVLGLLLEATKGKEVDAEVEEDINQIDIVGKLSGSIKSVFREIF
- the murB gene encoding UDP-N-acetylmuramate dehydrogenase, translating into MNNLKLLLKDISDIEVEIRKDLSRYSTMKVKSFGNLITIKSVNALKSVVKKLSDNGMTYHLLGLGANQLLNEEIKRPIIHLDFSYDKTIFDSYHDSYILPASIKLSTLTSHASKFGNKRWEVITGIPATLGGAVFMNAGTGLGWINEIVKRVWYIDKEGTEHIYEVDESSFSYRQNNFLRPGDVVYQVELVSHGQDPELGKKIRDYLLVRNKTQPLREKTCGSVFKNITNKERTCTAGRFVDILNLKGLQVGGVRVSNLHGNFMENFNEASASDVKELIKLVQDELLLQYGLRFEPEVRIDN
- the ftsW gene encoding putative lipid II flippase FtsW, coding for MNSLENTDRFGKFFLIITSIIVAFGVVMVYSSSYMFSKEVYGTSLHFFSRQIFFALFGIGLAFIVSKTKYQFWYKFSFHLNIVIGFLLILTFIPGLGVIAKGANRWINIGVGSLQPGEFAKYSTLMLSLFFFESYEKLDLKNRLKFAANIFFVLLLLILQPDFGTFFICALGIGFTCFISNFNRKYFYILASVGTVLSGLILIAQPYRVKRLMAFLDPWANPRGSGFQVIQSWIGFANGGFFGKGIGNSLEKLFFLPEAHNDFIFSVIGEEFGFLGVIAFVGLFMAFTHFGFRLALSLKDVIARKMVTSIVFIICVQACLNMGVVLGLLPTKGLNLPFVSYGGSSLLSNLIAIGVIFSCVSRQHTDNAQKPFFSQQ